From Argopecten irradians isolate NY chromosome 2, Ai_NY, whole genome shotgun sequence, the proteins below share one genomic window:
- the LOC138316168 gene encoding hemagglutinin/amebocyte aggregation factor-like isoform X2 → MHLLIYGVVVLLICKCTGCYCITRLASPISNTNQPIVRWGCLSTLPGVLQGLAGHSSSHKFGNTQRLGGFYNMKVVVCILLAGLSVATAFLVDTVDSYDHEMDFSCAVNTTLRHLHSHHDNHHEDRIWSMGCYPAVAPVYGCQWTSWVNGYDQAFDFECPDEGFINGVRSRHDNNHEDRVWAFQCCKMKGLIRNDCTDTGFVNRFDGDLSFTTHHDNQNIHGWISVHDNDHEDRIFDFMVCDYVEGEPMLW, encoded by the exons ATGCATCTGTTGATTTATGGAGTCGTTGTATTGTTAATATG CAAGTGCACCGGATGCTACTGCATTACGAGACTTGCTAGCCCTATCTCCAACACTAATCAGCCAATTGTACGGTGGGGTTGCCTATCTACACTTCCTGGTGTGTTACAAGGTTTGGCTGGACATTCGTCCTCTCACAAGTTCGGGAATACACAACGTCTTGGAGGGTTCTACAACATGAAG GTTGTGGTGTGCATCCTATTGGCTGGTCTCTCTGTGGCGACTGCCTTTCTTGTCGACACTGTCGATAGTTATGATCACGAAATGGACTTTTCATGCGCCGTAAACACTACGTTACGCCATCTTCACAGTCACCATGACAACCACCATGAGGACAGAATATGGTCGATGGGATGTTATCCTGCTGTCGCACCAGTCTATGGCTGCCAATGGACaa GCTGGGTAAATGGCTATGACCAAGCATTTGACTTCGAATGTCCTGATGAAGGGTTCATCAATGGCGTTAGAAGTCGCCATGACAACAACCATGAGGACAGAGTGTGGGCTTTTCAGTGTTGTAAGATGAAAG gTCTAATAAGAAATGACTGTACTGATACTGGGTTTGTGAACAGATTTGACGGGGATTTAAGCTTTACAACACATCATGATAATCAAAACATCCATGGATGGATCAGTGTCCATGACAACGATCACGA AGACCGCATATTTGACTTCATGGTGTGTGATTATGTGGAAGGTGAGCCCATGCTGTGGTAG
- the LOC138316168 gene encoding hemagglutinin/amebocyte aggregation factor-like isoform X1 has protein sequence MHICCHYVIFTCSQENTTGESKCTGCYCITRLASPISNTNQPIVRWGCLSTLPGVLQGLAGHSSSHKFGNTQRLGGFYNMKVVVCILLAGLSVATAFLVDTVDSYDHEMDFSCAVNTTLRHLHSHHDNHHEDRIWSMGCYPAVAPVYGCQWTSWVNGYDQAFDFECPDEGFINGVRSRHDNNHEDRVWAFQCCKMKGLIRNDCTDTGFVNRFDGDLSFTTHHDNQNIHGWISVHDNDHEDRIFDFMVCDYVEGEPMLW, from the exons CAAGTGCACCGGATGCTACTGCATTACGAGACTTGCTAGCCCTATCTCCAACACTAATCAGCCAATTGTACGGTGGGGTTGCCTATCTACACTTCCTGGTGTGTTACAAGGTTTGGCTGGACATTCGTCCTCTCACAAGTTCGGGAATACACAACGTCTTGGAGGGTTCTACAACATGAAG GTTGTGGTGTGCATCCTATTGGCTGGTCTCTCTGTGGCGACTGCCTTTCTTGTCGACACTGTCGATAGTTATGATCACGAAATGGACTTTTCATGCGCCGTAAACACTACGTTACGCCATCTTCACAGTCACCATGACAACCACCATGAGGACAGAATATGGTCGATGGGATGTTATCCTGCTGTCGCACCAGTCTATGGCTGCCAATGGACaa GCTGGGTAAATGGCTATGACCAAGCATTTGACTTCGAATGTCCTGATGAAGGGTTCATCAATGGCGTTAGAAGTCGCCATGACAACAACCATGAGGACAGAGTGTGGGCTTTTCAGTGTTGTAAGATGAAAG gTCTAATAAGAAATGACTGTACTGATACTGGGTTTGTGAACAGATTTGACGGGGATTTAAGCTTTACAACACATCATGATAATCAAAACATCCATGGATGGATCAGTGTCCATGACAACGATCACGA AGACCGCATATTTGACTTCATGGTGTGTGATTATGTGGAAGGTGAGCCCATGCTGTGGTAG
- the LOC138316168 gene encoding hemagglutinin/amebocyte aggregation factor-like isoform X3, whose product MKVVVCILLAGLSVATAFLVDTVDSYDHEMDFSCAVNTTLRHLHSHHDNHHEDRIWSMGCYPAVAPVYGCQWTSWVNGYDQAFDFECPDEGFINGVRSRHDNNHEDRVWAFQCCKMKGLIRNDCTDTGFVNRFDGDLSFTTHHDNQNIHGWISVHDNDHEDRIFDFMVCDYVEGEPMLW is encoded by the exons ATGAAG GTTGTGGTGTGCATCCTATTGGCTGGTCTCTCTGTGGCGACTGCCTTTCTTGTCGACACTGTCGATAGTTATGATCACGAAATGGACTTTTCATGCGCCGTAAACACTACGTTACGCCATCTTCACAGTCACCATGACAACCACCATGAGGACAGAATATGGTCGATGGGATGTTATCCTGCTGTCGCACCAGTCTATGGCTGCCAATGGACaa GCTGGGTAAATGGCTATGACCAAGCATTTGACTTCGAATGTCCTGATGAAGGGTTCATCAATGGCGTTAGAAGTCGCCATGACAACAACCATGAGGACAGAGTGTGGGCTTTTCAGTGTTGTAAGATGAAAG gTCTAATAAGAAATGACTGTACTGATACTGGGTTTGTGAACAGATTTGACGGGGATTTAAGCTTTACAACACATCATGATAATCAAAACATCCATGGATGGATCAGTGTCCATGACAACGATCACGA AGACCGCATATTTGACTTCATGGTGTGTGATTATGTGGAAGGTGAGCCCATGCTGTGGTAG